A window of Gammaproteobacteria bacterium contains these coding sequences:
- the purN gene encoding phosphoribosylglycinamide formyltransferase: MSNTNALPVVVLVSGRGSNLQALINAQARGELAGAIRAVVSNRADAYALTRAREAGITAEALEPRRFPDRASYDRELLTRIEVYRPGLIAMAGFMRILSPEFIACFAGRMLNIHPSLLPAFRGLNTHRRALAARVAQHGCSVHFVTNELDAGPVVAQARMRVAPDDDEEMLAARVLRREHIIYPRTVRWFCEGRLTFANGAAWLDGSPLVRPVMLTEYQCEF, encoded by the coding sequence GTGAGCAACACGAACGCGTTGCCCGTTGTCGTGCTCGTCTCCGGTCGCGGCAGCAATCTGCAGGCCCTCATCAATGCCCAGGCGCGCGGCGAGCTTGCGGGCGCGATTCGGGCGGTTGTAAGCAACCGTGCCGACGCTTATGCGCTTACACGCGCCCGCGAAGCCGGCATCACTGCCGAGGCGCTTGAGCCCAGGCGCTTCCCTGACCGCGCCAGCTATGATCGAGAACTCCTAACGCGCATCGAAGTCTATCGCCCCGGACTGATTGCGATGGCCGGTTTCATGCGTATCCTGAGCCCCGAATTCATCGCCTGCTTTGCGGGTCGCATGCTGAACATCCACCCTTCCCTGCTGCCGGCATTCCGCGGCCTCAACACGCATCGGCGCGCGCTGGCGGCTCGTGTCGCGCAACATGGCTGCAGCGTGCATTTCGTCACCAATGAACTGGACGCCGGGCCGGTGGTGGCGCAGGCGCGGATGCGGGTCGCGCCGGACGACGATGAGGAAATGCTGGCCGCGCGCGTGTTGCGGCGCGAACATATCATTTATCCGCGTACGGTGCGCTGGTTCTGCGAAGGGCGCCTGACGTTCGCAAACGGCGCGGCGTGGCTCGACGGTTCGCCGCTCGTCAGACCCGTGATGCTCACGGAGTATCAATGCGAGTTCTGA
- the purM gene encoding phosphoribosylformylglycinamidine cyclo-ligase, which yields MPEHPESTPSLRYRDAGVDIDAGEALVERIKPAVISTLRPEVLGGLGGFGALFELPVARYRQPVLVAGTDGVGTKLKLAGELGRHDTIGIDLVAMCVNDVLVHGAEPLFFLDYYATGKLEVDAAAQVIEGIAAGCLRAGAALVGGETAEMPGMYARGDYDLAGFCVGVVEKDRILDGSRVRPGDAIVGMASSGPHSNGYSLIRKILWRSGAAFAFDQRCGDTTIGDALIAPTRIYVKTLLPLLIDNLNDQRIHALAHITGGGITENLPRALPAGCHARIDTRAWPRPEIFNWLRTQGCVAEQEMLRTFNCGIGMIAIVPAAQSAAIIDHCARADLAAWTIGAVIADDGEPRVVYQ from the coding sequence ATGCCCGAGCACCCGGAATCAACGCCTTCCCTGCGCTATCGCGACGCGGGTGTGGACATCGATGCGGGCGAGGCGCTAGTGGAACGCATCAAACCCGCGGTCATAAGCACGTTGCGACCCGAGGTGCTGGGTGGCCTGGGCGGCTTTGGCGCGCTGTTCGAACTGCCCGTGGCGCGCTACCGCCAGCCGGTGCTCGTGGCCGGCACCGACGGCGTCGGCACCAAGCTCAAGCTCGCCGGCGAACTCGGCCGACACGATACCATCGGTATCGATCTGGTGGCCATGTGCGTCAACGACGTGCTGGTGCACGGCGCCGAACCGCTGTTCTTTCTCGATTACTACGCGACCGGCAAACTCGAAGTCGATGCCGCCGCGCAGGTCATCGAGGGGATTGCCGCCGGTTGCTTGCGGGCCGGCGCCGCGCTGGTGGGCGGCGAAACCGCCGAGATGCCGGGCATGTATGCGCGGGGTGATTACGATCTCGCCGGATTTTGCGTGGGTGTGGTGGAAAAAGACCGGATTCTCGACGGTTCGCGGGTGCGGCCGGGCGATGCGATCGTCGGTATGGCCTCGAGTGGGCCGCACTCAAACGGCTATTCGCTGATCCGCAAAATTCTTTGGCGTAGCGGTGCGGCCTTCGCCTTCGATCAGCGCTGCGGCGATACCACTATCGGCGACGCACTCATCGCGCCCACGCGTATTTATGTGAAAACCCTGTTGCCCCTCCTGATCGACAATCTGAACGACCAGCGCATTCACGCGCTCGCCCACATTACCGGCGGCGGCATCACGGAAAACCTGCCGCGCGCGCTGCCGGCGGGCTGCCATGCGCGCATCGATACCCGTGCCTGGCCGCGCCCGGAAATATTCAACTGGCTGCGGACGCAGGGCTGCGTCGCGGAACAGGAGATGCTGCGCACCTTCAACTGCGGCATCGGCATGATCGCAATCGTGCCCGCCGCCCAAAGCGCCGCTATCATCGACCATTGCGCGCGCGCCGACCTAGCGGCCTGGACGATCGGCGCGGTAATCGCGGACGACGGCGAGCCACGGGTTGTTTATCAGTAA
- a CDS encoding DUF2066 domain-containing protein — protein sequence MLRFSANFAVFLSGVALLLMGSIGLVDCARAASVSDLYRAEVAVGSQEPAAREQAFKDALEVVLVKVTGSRAIAEQPAAATLLSSAAAYVQQFGYRTRGQATTLNVLFDGAAVDAALTDGNLPVWVDERPAVLIWLAVQRGDRRYLIADDHGGQSDRVVRTVAARRGIPVLFPLLDMEDRAQVEVADLLGGFDENVLQASVRYDADAVVVATVTALRDDDWRTDWRLYYGGEPLAASLEGASLEAVLSDGLHFVADALADRLAAVETAGAAGGLLISVQGVDSLEDFARLATYLDNLALAKSNRIYRIEPGYASFLLEVSGNAANVGRLIRLSDVLEAAPPPMLAPATRKGKPVDGGKLVDVRERVPALHFRMLP from the coding sequence GTGCTTCGTTTCTCGGCTAATTTTGCCGTTTTTCTGTCAGGCGTAGCACTCCTGCTGATGGGTTCGATCGGCCTGGTGGACTGCGCGCGCGCCGCCTCCGTAAGTGATCTGTACCGGGCTGAGGTGGCGGTGGGCAGCCAGGAGCCCGCCGCGCGCGAGCAGGCGTTTAAGGACGCGCTGGAAGTGGTTCTGGTCAAGGTAACCGGCAGCCGCGCAATCGCGGAGCAGCCGGCGGCCGCCACGTTGCTGTCCTCGGCGGCGGCTTATGTTCAGCAGTTCGGCTACCGTACAAGGGGCCAGGCGACCACGCTCAACGTATTATTCGACGGCGCGGCCGTGGACGCGGCGTTGACCGATGGCAATCTGCCGGTGTGGGTCGATGAGCGGCCCGCCGTGCTCATCTGGTTGGCGGTGCAGCGCGGCGACCGGCGATACCTGATCGCTGACGACCATGGCGGACAGTCTGATCGCGTGGTCAGAACGGTCGCCGCGCGGCGCGGCATCCCGGTGCTGTTTCCGTTGCTGGATATGGAGGATCGCGCACAGGTCGAAGTCGCGGATCTGCTCGGCGGCTTCGATGAAAACGTTCTCCAGGCATCGGTGCGGTACGATGCCGACGCCGTCGTGGTCGCGACAGTTACGGCCTTGCGCGATGACGACTGGCGCACCGACTGGCGGCTCTATTACGGCGGTGAGCCTTTGGCCGCCAGTCTTGAGGGCGCCAGTCTGGAGGCCGTGCTGAGCGATGGCCTGCATTTTGTCGCCGACGCGCTCGCCGACCGACTGGCGGCAGTCGAGACCGCCGGCGCGGCGGGCGGATTGCTGATATCGGTGCAGGGCGTGGACTCGCTGGAGGACTTCGCTAGACTCGCAACCTATCTGGACAATCTCGCGCTGGCAAAAAGCAATCGCATCTACCGGATCGAGCCCGGCTACGCCAGTTTTTTGCTGGAGGTGAGCGGCAACGCGGCCAACGTCGGGCGGCTCATCCGGCTGAGCGACGTGCTGGAAGCAGCGCCGCCGCCGATGCTTGCCCCGGCCACACGCAAGGGTAAACCTGTGGACGGGGGCAAACTCGTGGACGTCCGCGAACGCGTGCCGGCGCTGCATTTCCGGATGCTCCCGTGA
- a CDS encoding CDP-alcohol phosphatidyltransferase family protein, which translates to MRLQYLPNLITVLRFALVAPLMGLLAGGHYAAALSLFAVMGASDAVDGFLAKRFHWESRLGQFLDPLSDKTMLVCTYLTLGWLGLLPGWLVAAVILRDLVIVVGALAYHFVTHRLEMCPTWISKINTVAQIVLAVAVIADQFLVMTDLIADALMFIVLATTVASGLHYVLEWSRLAREARP; encoded by the coding sequence GTGCGGTTACAATATCTCCCGAATCTGATCACGGTGTTGCGGTTTGCGCTCGTGGCGCCGCTGATGGGCCTGCTTGCCGGCGGACATTACGCAGCGGCTTTGAGCCTGTTCGCGGTGATGGGCGCGTCCGATGCGGTGGACGGGTTCCTCGCCAAGCGTTTCCACTGGGAGAGCCGGCTCGGACAGTTTCTGGACCCGCTGTCCGACAAGACCATGCTGGTCTGCACGTATCTCACGCTGGGCTGGCTGGGGTTACTGCCGGGTTGGTTGGTAGCGGCGGTTATACTGCGGGATCTGGTTATCGTGGTTGGCGCGCTGGCCTATCACTTTGTGACGCACCGGCTGGAGATGTGTCCTACCTGGATCAGCAAGATCAATACAGTAGCGCAGATTGTGCTGGCGGTGGCGGTGATCGCCGACCAGTTTCTCGTCATGACCGATCTGATAGCGGACGCCCTGATGTTTATCGTATTAGCGACCACCGTAGCCAGCGGTCTGCATTACGTGCTGGAGTGGAGCCGGCTCGCGCGCGAGGCGCGGCCATGA
- a CDS encoding AI-2E family transporter: MIMSESRTWLVLAFFLLCVWLLYILSPILTPFLISALLAYLGDPLVDRLQRLGLPRTVAVVVVFAGFLVLLAVIIIVLVPVIGKQITALADAMPGYLDWINTTLIPWLERRLDVSISTVDLAALKSTLSENFRAAGSTAANVLGYITQSGMVLVGWALNLLLIPVVVFYLLRDWDRIIGAINALLPRNVEPTVSRLTRESNDMLGAFLRGQLLVMLALGTIYSSGLWLIGLNFALLIGLVAGLVSFVPYLGVIVGFVLAAVAILFQTGDVLQVLWVAVVFSAGQTLEGMVLTPWLVGDRIGIHPVMVIFAVLAGGQLFGFFGVLLALPVASVLAVLARYARERYIESDLYEADDAR; the protein is encoded by the coding sequence ATGATTATGTCGGAATCGCGTACCTGGCTGGTGCTCGCCTTCTTTCTGCTGTGCGTCTGGCTCTTGTATATTCTGTCGCCCATCCTCACGCCGTTTCTGATCTCGGCGCTGCTGGCTTATCTGGGCGACCCGCTCGTGGACCGGCTGCAGCGTCTGGGTCTGCCGCGCACCGTGGCGGTGGTGGTGGTGTTCGCGGGTTTTCTGGTGCTGCTGGCGGTGATAATTATCGTGCTGGTGCCGGTGATTGGCAAGCAGATCACAGCACTCGCCGACGCCATGCCCGGCTATCTGGACTGGATCAATACCACGCTTATTCCGTGGCTGGAGCGACGGCTGGACGTCAGTATTTCCACCGTCGATCTGGCGGCGCTGAAAAGCACGCTGTCCGAGAATTTCCGCGCGGCGGGCAGTACCGCGGCCAATGTGCTGGGCTATATCACGCAGTCCGGCATGGTGCTGGTCGGCTGGGCGCTCAATCTGCTGCTGATCCCGGTAGTGGTTTTTTACCTGTTGCGGGACTGGGATCGCATCATCGGCGCCATCAACGCGCTGCTGCCGCGCAATGTCGAACCGACGGTCAGCCGCCTCACGCGCGAGTCGAACGACATGCTGGGCGCGTTTTTGCGCGGCCAGTTGCTGGTGATGTTGGCGCTGGGCACCATTTATTCGAGCGGGCTGTGGCTGATCGGACTGAATTTCGCCTTGTTGATCGGCCTGGTCGCGGGGCTAGTGAGCTTCGTGCCTTATCTGGGTGTGATCGTCGGCTTCGTGCTTGCGGCGGTCGCGATACTGTTCCAGACCGGAGACGTGCTGCAAGTGCTGTGGGTCGCGGTGGTTTTCAGCGCCGGCCAGACGCTGGAAGGGATGGTGCTCACGCCCTGGCTGGTGGGCGATCGTATCGGCATTCATCCGGTGATGGTCATCTTCGCGGTGCTCGCCGGCGGGCAGTTGTTCGGCTTCTTCGGCGTGCTGC